The following are from one region of the Thermoproteus uzoniensis 768-20 genome:
- a CDS encoding branched-chain amino acid ABC transporter permease, whose product MIALILPVLIFWIDLVLLSMGLAIVYGSSKILNLAHGSFFVLGGYLASYLASDLGLVGIPLAALAALPLSALFYLYIKAFARSELEQIVATYALLLIMEGVFEYVFGVGLYTSATQAAGLGMLEIAGAQLPTAYLIGAAAAAAALGGFAYVLYRTNFGAYARAVIDDREMAESLGVNTRRAEILLVLIGVLFAVLGGALASMWRSYGLGLAAEVLPYAFAVIVIGGLENIWGVAAASAIVSAVRTVVVYVYPRLELVVLYIVVLAVLAIRPQGLFARHVRSI is encoded by the coding sequence GTGATAGCCCTAATACTGCCCGTATTGATCTTCTGGATAGACCTGGTCCTCCTATCTATGGGGCTCGCCATAGTCTACGGCTCGTCGAAAATCCTCAACTTGGCCCACGGCTCATTCTTCGTCTTGGGCGGCTACCTCGCCTCCTACCTCGCCTCCGATCTGGGCCTAGTCGGCATTCCGCTGGCCGCGCTCGCCGCGCTCCCCCTCAGCGCGTTGTTCTACCTCTACATCAAGGCCTTCGCCAGGAGCGAGCTGGAGCAGATCGTCGCGACCTACGCCCTGCTCCTAATCATGGAGGGGGTGTTCGAATACGTCTTCGGGGTCGGCCTCTACACGTCGGCGACCCAGGCGGCCGGACTCGGCATGTTGGAGATCGCCGGAGCCCAGTTGCCGACGGCCTATCTAATAGGCGCGGCGGCCGCCGCGGCCGCGCTCGGCGGATTCGCCTACGTGCTGTACAGGACGAATTTCGGCGCCTACGCGCGTGCGGTCATAGACGATAGGGAGATGGCGGAATCGCTCGGCGTAAACACGAGACGCGCCGAGATCCTCCTGGTGCTGATAGGCGTCCTCTTCGCCGTTCTGGGCGGCGCCCTGGCCTCGATGTGGAGATCCTACGGGCTGGGGCTTGCCGCCGAGGTCCTCCCCTACGCCTTCGCCGTCATAGTGATAGGGGGTCTCGAAAATATATGGGGCGTCGCCGCGGCTTCGGCCATAGTCAGCGCCGTTAGGACTGTCGTGGTCTACGTATATCCGCGCCTCGAGCTCGTCGTGTTGTACATAGTCGTGTTGGCCGTGCTCGCGATAAGGCCCCAGGGCTTGTTCGCAAGACATGTCAGATCTATATAA
- a CDS encoding branched-chain amino acid ABC transporter permease — MSDLYKIIIIYTFAVIIGFLLSNSFIKYELSYVLIWSAAAWATAVLLEYGLVNFGIAMYYALGAYAVALLYKYWGVTDFALGISASALAGAAWGLVVGYALGSLRGIYYSLANLSLSMVIYGVLVKFYDVTGGSNGLYVPRPQELSYTFNGDALYWVAATVAGALLAAMYRFQSSDMGRVAEGIRLNELRVRSLGASPRLHITAATAAAGAVAAVGGALMAYLTNIVTPDYSYWTASGEMVVAALIGLLASRRYGFLIGSAFYQIVRLWSYQFTSPELVIGLALLSALAVWRRRYSRLAA, encoded by the coding sequence ATGTCAGATCTATATAAAATTATCATTATATATACATTTGCTGTAATAATAGGTTTTCTACTAAGTAATTCATTTATTAAATATGAATTATCGTATGTATTAATTTGGAGCGCGGCGGCGTGGGCTACGGCCGTGCTTCTGGAGTACGGGCTGGTCAACTTCGGCATAGCCATGTACTACGCGCTGGGCGCCTACGCCGTCGCCCTCCTGTACAAGTACTGGGGAGTCACAGATTTCGCCTTGGGGATATCGGCCTCGGCCCTCGCCGGCGCCGCGTGGGGTCTCGTCGTGGGATACGCCCTCGGATCGTTGAGGGGAATATACTACTCCTTGGCAAACCTCTCGCTCTCCATGGTGATATACGGCGTCTTGGTCAAGTTCTACGACGTGACGGGAGGCAGCAACGGGCTCTACGTGCCGCGCCCGCAGGAGCTCTCCTACACGTTCAACGGAGATGCCCTATACTGGGTAGCCGCAACTGTAGCGGGCGCCCTCCTCGCGGCTATGTACCGCTTCCAGAGCTCGGACATGGGCAGAGTAGCCGAAGGGATACGCCTCAACGAGCTCAGAGTGAGGTCCCTCGGAGCGAGCCCGAGGCTCCATATAACCGCGGCCACCGCGGCCGCTGGCGCTGTCGCGGCCGTGGGCGGGGCGTTGATGGCCTACTTGACCAACATAGTCACTCCGGACTACTCCTACTGGACCGCCTCGGGCGAGATGGTAGTGGCGGCCTTAATCGGCCTGCTCGCGTCGAGGAGGTACGGCTTCCTTATCGGATCGGCGTTTTACCAAATAGTAAGGCTGTGGTCCTACCAGTTCACGTCCCCCGAGCTCGTCATAGGCCTCGCCCTACTATCTGCGTTGGCGGTATGGCGCCGGCGCTACTCCAGGCTAGCGGCTTGA
- a CDS encoding ABC transporter ATP-binding protein, with protein MAPALLQASGLRKSFGGVKALDGVDIEVASGERVAVVGPNGSGKTTLINAITGFVKLDGGAIRLEGRDITRLPPEKRVKLGIARSFQLPSLFWGLTVYENALIASSAAGLRDGAREVLEEFGLWDKRHLRVEELSEGDKKLLDIALAMAARPKLLLLDEPTSSVAAEDKHRLMERLVDIIKSRTTVVFVEHDIEIVEAYATRVVVMAQGRVVATVKPEEVRAVSL; from the coding sequence ATGGCGCCGGCGCTACTCCAGGCTAGCGGCTTGAGGAAGTCCTTCGGCGGAGTCAAGGCGCTCGACGGCGTGGATATAGAGGTGGCGAGCGGCGAGCGTGTGGCGGTGGTGGGCCCCAACGGCTCGGGGAAGACCACCTTGATAAACGCGATCACAGGCTTCGTGAAGCTCGACGGGGGCGCCATAAGGCTGGAGGGCCGAGATATAACCCGCCTGCCGCCCGAGAAGAGAGTCAAGCTTGGTATAGCCAGATCTTTCCAACTGCCCAGCCTGTTCTGGGGCTTGACGGTCTACGAGAACGCCCTAATAGCGTCGTCCGCGGCAGGCCTGCGCGATGGGGCTAGAGAGGTCTTGGAGGAGTTCGGCTTGTGGGACAAGAGGCATTTAAGGGTGGAGGAGCTGTCCGAGGGCGACAAGAAGCTTCTGGATATAGCCCTCGCCATGGCCGCAAGGCCTAAGCTTCTGCTCTTGGACGAGCCCACGAGCTCCGTCGCGGCGGAGGATAAACATAGGCTCATGGAGAGACTCGTCGATATAATTAAGTCGAGGACAACCGTGGTGTTCGTGGAGCACGATATAGAGATCGTGGAGGCCTACGCGACTAGGGTGGTGGTCATGGCGCAGGGCAGAGTGGTCGCGACCGTGAAGCCCGAAGAGGTGAGGGCCGTCTCGCTATGA
- a CDS encoding ABC transporter ATP-binding protein, with the protein MMRAADIRVSIRGSEILRGVSFEIPRGGSVALVGPNGAGKTTTIKALMGLVEYRGRVELDGVSLDGLKPHERAKAGVGYSPEDRRLFPRLTVRENLTLPVTSLGLSAERLELVLSLMPVLRGLMDRNAASLSGGQQKLVALARALIVGTKVVLLDEIFEGLSPKMRDDVALIIREYVRTTGASTLLAESNESYVKWADATVYIDRGRVVGGSGGAPSRAPAPSR; encoded by the coding sequence ATGATGAGGGCCGCAGATATCAGGGTGTCTATACGCGGCTCTGAGATCTTGAGAGGGGTGTCCTTCGAGATCCCTAGGGGCGGCTCCGTCGCCTTGGTGGGGCCCAACGGGGCCGGCAAGACCACCACGATCAAGGCGTTGATGGGGCTCGTGGAGTACAGAGGGCGCGTGGAGCTCGACGGAGTTAGCTTGGACGGACTCAAGCCCCACGAGAGGGCCAAGGCGGGCGTGGGGTACTCGCCGGAGGACAGAAGGCTGTTTCCGCGTCTCACCGTGCGCGAGAACCTCACGTTGCCGGTGACCTCCCTAGGGCTGAGCGCCGAGAGGCTCGAGCTCGTGCTCTCGCTCATGCCCGTGTTGAGAGGCCTCATGGACCGCAACGCCGCTTCCCTATCGGGCGGACAGCAGAAGCTGGTCGCCTTGGCCAGAGCCCTAATCGTCGGGACTAAGGTGGTGCTCCTCGACGAGATCTTCGAGGGGCTTTCGCCGAAGATGAGAGACGACGTGGCTCTGATAATCCGGGAGTACGTGAGGACCACGGGGGCCTCGACGCTTCTCGCCGAGTCCAACGAGAGCTACGTGAAGTGGGCCGACGCGACGGTTTATATAGATAGGGGGAGAGTTGTGGGAGGAAGCGGCGGAGCGCCTAGCCGAGCCCCAGCGCCTTCTCGATAA
- a CDS encoding translation initiation factor aIF-2B subunit: protein MLDLLRSERVRGASWYLREALRILAEAESPEKAVEELRRVRPGMAPLDLIALVVETARRRGVELRRAVEGLLGYAERAQEALRSTAAGLGLKCPADFVTISFSRAVADFVAVRRGCIRRLYLLESRPGEEAAAAVEEYGRHVDVVPIPDSAMGSVRFDYAVFGLDGLYADGYAFNKVGTLPLLATARAVGAASIAVFESYKAAPLPSPEPYRVVAEVLGRRAEIPLFDKFKSSLIDVAATDLGVFERPGGELAERAWAVIEKALGLG, encoded by the coding sequence GTGCTAGACCTATTGAGGTCGGAAAGAGTGAGGGGCGCCTCCTGGTATCTGAGAGAGGCCTTGAGGATCTTGGCCGAGGCCGAGTCGCCGGAGAAAGCCGTCGAGGAGCTGAGGCGGGTGAGGCCGGGCATGGCGCCTCTGGACCTAATCGCCTTAGTCGTTGAGACGGCCAGAAGGCGCGGCGTTGAGCTGAGGCGAGCCGTCGAGGGGCTCCTCGGCTACGCCGAGCGGGCCCAAGAGGCTCTGAGGTCGACCGCGGCAGGCCTCGGCCTTAAGTGCCCCGCCGACTTCGTCACGATAAGCTTCTCGAGGGCCGTAGCCGACTTCGTCGCGGTCAGGAGGGGCTGCATCCGGCGGCTCTACCTGCTGGAGTCGAGGCCCGGCGAGGAGGCCGCGGCGGCCGTCGAGGAGTACGGCAGGCACGTAGACGTGGTACCGATACCCGACTCCGCCATGGGGTCTGTCCGTTTCGACTACGCTGTCTTCGGCCTCGACGGGCTGTACGCGGACGGCTACGCCTTCAACAAGGTGGGTACCCTCCCGTTGCTGGCCACGGCGAGGGCGGTCGGGGCCGCGTCCATTGCCGTGTTCGAGAGCTACAAGGCGGCGCCGTTGCCCAGCCCCGAGCCCTACAGAGTAGTTGCGGAGGTCCTCGGCAGGAGGGCCGAGATCCCCCTGTTCGACAAGTTCAAGTCGTCGTTAATAGACGTGGCGGCGACCGACCTAGGCGTCTTCGAGAGGCCGGGCGGCGAGCTCGCCGAGAGGGCCTGGGCCGTTATCGAGAAGGCGCTGGGGCTCGGCTAG
- the nrfD gene encoding NrfD/PsrC family molybdoenzyme membrane anchor subunit — protein MRWARLASAVALLAAGSALVWLGYLGRSVEEIPWGLLVPGYVYFALMATGSSIVNSIYTVFGYRGPNGEYEKIIKLGVWFSLITIVPAWIMILMDLRSPLSAVNIFVHSQGGLSLFFQYRSGITWMATLYMLFALALLVELVYFIRSEVDERLRAMKSAELAIAVAVLVVTVVLHSNLGQVFGNVAAVPAWYGPHMALYFIASAIAIGAAGQALFISAFAGSLGIKDFVARYYGRMLMIALPVLAFIKGWMVISSWYNPAAWEGYKLIVSSPNFYVFEIGLLLAVPFALAALAYYRKSLPLALAAAALVVAAGFVDKYDLLIEPQAAHISYSLGGWAGVGSVHYAPTLSQIEIAVGSVLAYIALLALGVSLLPLKPGEKPKVLYIFK, from the coding sequence ATGAGGTGGGCCAGGCTAGCCTCGGCGGTCGCGTTGCTCGCGGCCGGCTCTGCATTGGTGTGGCTGGGCTATCTGGGCAGGTCTGTGGAGGAGATACCTTGGGGCCTCTTGGTGCCCGGCTACGTATACTTCGCCCTCATGGCCACCGGCTCGAGCATAGTCAACTCCATATACACCGTGTTCGGCTACAGAGGGCCTAACGGCGAGTACGAGAAGATAATCAAGCTCGGGGTGTGGTTCTCGCTGATAACCATAGTGCCGGCCTGGATAATGATTTTGATGGACCTCAGAAGCCCGCTGTCGGCTGTCAACATATTCGTGCACAGCCAAGGAGGCCTCTCGCTGTTCTTCCAGTACCGCTCGGGCATAACGTGGATGGCCACGCTCTACATGCTGTTCGCCCTAGCCCTATTGGTGGAGCTGGTGTACTTCATAAGGAGCGAGGTCGACGAGAGGCTGAGGGCTATGAAGTCGGCGGAGCTGGCCATAGCCGTAGCCGTTCTGGTGGTCACCGTGGTCCTCCACAGCAACCTCGGGCAGGTCTTCGGCAACGTGGCCGCCGTGCCGGCGTGGTACGGGCCCCACATGGCGCTCTACTTCATAGCCAGCGCGATAGCCATAGGCGCAGCCGGACAGGCCCTGTTTATATCGGCGTTCGCGGGGAGCCTAGGCATTAAGGACTTCGTGGCCAGATACTACGGCAGAATGCTCATGATCGCCCTGCCCGTGCTGGCCTTCATAAAGGGCTGGATGGTTATAAGCTCTTGGTACAACCCAGCCGCCTGGGAGGGCTACAAGCTGATAGTCTCCAGCCCCAACTTCTACGTATTCGAGATAGGCCTGCTGTTAGCCGTGCCGTTCGCGCTCGCGGCCCTGGCTTACTACAGGAAGAGCCTGCCCCTAGCGCTGGCGGCCGCCGCGCTCGTGGTGGCCGCCGGCTTCGTGGACAAGTACGATCTCCTGATAGAGCCCCAGGCGGCCCACATATCCTACAGCCTCGGCGGCTGGGCCGGCGTAGGCTCCGTCCACTATGCCCCCACCCTCTCGCAGATAGAGATAGCTGTCGGCTCGGTGCTCGCCTACATAGCGCTGTTGGCGCTCGGCGTGTCGTTACTGCCGCTCAAGCCTGGCGAAAAGCCGAAAGTGCTTTATATATTCAAATAG
- a CDS encoding 4Fe-4S dicluster domain-containing protein, whose amino-acid sequence MTRLAFLWDQSRCISCGACIAACNAANYGSSTSPNVSWNWLRTNIKRIELGRAARPMLYLLQCQHCENPPCVTVCPTGASYKDKDGLVKINYDLCIGCRYCMVACPYDARWFNESLWAPVKCMGEECQARLARGEQPVCVAVCPAGARDFGDLDNPSSSISRRLAESRYVKLLDNMGTSPKYFVVVGP is encoded by the coding sequence ATGACGAGGCTCGCCTTCCTCTGGGACCAATCCCGTTGCATATCGTGCGGCGCGTGTATAGCCGCCTGCAACGCCGCCAACTACGGCTCCTCCACCTCGCCCAACGTGTCGTGGAACTGGCTCAGGACCAACATAAAGAGGATAGAGCTGGGCAGAGCCGCCAGGCCCATGTTGTATCTCCTCCAGTGCCAGCACTGCGAAAACCCGCCGTGCGTCACCGTGTGCCCCACCGGCGCGTCCTACAAGGACAAGGACGGCTTGGTCAAGATAAATTACGACCTCTGCATAGGCTGTAGGTACTGCATGGTGGCCTGCCCCTACGACGCCCGTTGGTTCAACGAGTCTCTGTGGGCGCCGGTCAAGTGCATGGGCGAGGAGTGCCAGGCCAGGCTGGCCAGAGGGGAGCAGCCCGTCTGCGTCGCCGTATGTCCGGCGGGCGCCCGCGACTTCGGCGACTTGGACAACCCGAGCTCGTCGATATCGAGGCGCTTGGCCGAGTCGAGGTACGTGAAGCTTCTCGACAACATGGGCACCAGCCCCAAGTACTTCGTCGTGGTGGGGCCATGA
- a CDS encoding molybdopterin-dependent oxidoreductase, whose protein sequence is MSYLKINRRELVKLGVTIGVVSALGAPLAKIVLSQTAQPVQKAGAAGPKYIPIYCGACGSKCGLYFVNSGDAMYIVPNPSHPQPGMCARPAAAIQMWGHPLRLRKPLKRVGQRGEGKFQEVDWDIALNEAAAKLKEVADKYGPQAIAFTRHDHMSWHLPLIASLIGTPNVIGHEGTCHDASTAARQVVLGAGGPPAVDPDYANLNYLLLIGRNLDAAMGLVRALSKAREAGAKVVVVDPRAPNLAFSSVEWVPITPGTDAALLLSMIYVIINEGLYDVQFLKRYTNAPMLVKPDGQPLTQKDLGQEGSAYLVFDAASGGFKPLGSAADPALDYEGDVDTPSGSVHVKTAFKLLAERAAKYPPEKAAQITGIPADEIIRLAREFATRRGVAEDGWYAAKNGNEFDVYRAILILNALVGNIDKRGGLCFQEPAKFPNSCTIGADKIDTIFGVSLPPLKAKRVDTMKYPLAVSSFDALLDAVLTEKPYPVKALIIVGTAPFHRDVNTQKLKEAFKKLDLVVTIDILPQDHVDWSDYVFPDLMFLERSEISSAPWTLDAAVVYSNKVLDPPPGVDARHALWILLELVRRAWPDKAALIGYTDRYADYAQFEAFEEQLFGKVLDYLSKAWNVSKEELETSLRTKGYYVLKRKTYEVRPYKSKLSTPTGLVEIYSLAALKYGLDPLPDWTPPPAYSQPKAPNEFYLVTGKDQNVSGHFAFTYDSKYLTERCVWMNPADAERLGVRDGDVVTLEGVDNGFAARTCVKVTNRVRPGVLFAYAFAGGHTSALVDGQYDFLRTGVNPQWFTKGYVAPVIGTAGTNSVVRVRL, encoded by the coding sequence GTGTCATATCTAAAAATAAATAGAAGAGAACTGGTCAAGCTCGGCGTAACTATCGGCGTCGTGTCTGCCCTAGGCGCGCCTCTGGCCAAGATAGTGCTGTCGCAGACGGCCCAGCCTGTCCAAAAGGCCGGCGCCGCCGGGCCCAAGTACATACCCATATACTGCGGCGCGTGCGGCTCCAAGTGCGGCCTCTACTTCGTCAACAGCGGGGACGCGATGTATATAGTGCCTAACCCCAGCCACCCGCAGCCCGGCATGTGCGCCCGCCCGGCGGCGGCGATACAGATGTGGGGCCACCCGCTGAGGCTGAGGAAGCCTCTCAAGAGGGTCGGCCAGAGAGGCGAGGGGAAGTTCCAGGAGGTGGACTGGGACATTGCGCTGAACGAGGCGGCGGCCAAGCTCAAGGAAGTGGCGGACAAATACGGCCCCCAGGCGATAGCATTCACGAGGCACGACCACATGTCGTGGCACCTACCGCTCATAGCCTCGTTGATAGGAACGCCCAACGTGATAGGCCATGAGGGAACCTGCCACGACGCCTCCACCGCGGCTAGGCAAGTCGTGCTGGGCGCCGGAGGGCCGCCGGCCGTGGATCCCGACTACGCCAACCTGAACTACCTGTTGCTGATAGGGAGGAACCTCGACGCGGCTATGGGCCTGGTCAGGGCGCTCTCCAAGGCGAGGGAGGCAGGGGCCAAGGTCGTGGTCGTCGACCCGAGGGCCCCCAACCTCGCGTTCTCGTCGGTGGAGTGGGTCCCCATAACACCGGGCACCGACGCCGCGTTGCTCCTGTCGATGATATATGTAATCATAAACGAGGGGCTCTACGACGTCCAGTTCCTCAAGAGGTACACCAACGCCCCCATGTTGGTGAAGCCCGACGGCCAGCCTCTGACCCAGAAGGATTTGGGGCAGGAGGGCTCCGCCTATCTGGTCTTCGATGCGGCGTCCGGCGGCTTCAAGCCGCTAGGATCGGCGGCGGATCCGGCGCTCGACTACGAAGGGGATGTGGACACGCCGTCGGGGAGCGTCCACGTCAAGACAGCGTTCAAGCTACTGGCCGAGAGGGCGGCCAAGTACCCGCCCGAGAAGGCGGCCCAGATAACCGGGATCCCCGCCGACGAGATAATCCGCCTGGCCAGGGAGTTCGCCACGAGGCGAGGGGTGGCGGAGGACGGGTGGTACGCGGCCAAGAACGGGAACGAGTTCGACGTGTATAGGGCAATACTCATACTCAACGCGCTGGTGGGCAACATAGACAAACGCGGCGGCTTGTGCTTCCAAGAGCCCGCGAAGTTCCCCAACTCCTGCACCATAGGCGCCGACAAGATAGACACAATATTCGGCGTGTCTCTGCCTCCGTTGAAGGCCAAGAGGGTCGACACCATGAAGTACCCTCTGGCCGTCAGCTCCTTCGACGCGCTTCTAGACGCCGTATTGACGGAGAAGCCGTATCCCGTAAAGGCTTTGATAATAGTGGGCACAGCCCCGTTCCACAGAGACGTCAACACGCAGAAGCTGAAGGAGGCCTTCAAGAAGCTCGACCTAGTGGTGACCATAGACATACTGCCGCAAGACCACGTGGACTGGTCCGACTACGTCTTCCCCGACCTCATGTTCTTGGAGAGGAGCGAGATCTCGTCCGCTCCCTGGACCCTCGACGCGGCCGTCGTGTACTCCAACAAGGTGCTCGACCCGCCGCCCGGCGTCGACGCCCGCCACGCGCTCTGGATCCTGCTAGAGCTCGTGAGGAGGGCGTGGCCGGACAAGGCCGCTCTGATAGGGTACACAGATAGATACGCGGACTACGCCCAGTTCGAGGCCTTCGAGGAGCAGCTGTTCGGGAAAGTGCTGGACTATCTGTCAAAGGCCTGGAACGTCTCGAAGGAGGAGCTCGAGACGTCGTTGAGGACTAAGGGCTACTACGTGCTCAAGCGGAAGACGTACGAGGTCAGGCCGTACAAGTCCAAGCTCTCCACGCCCACGGGCCTCGTGGAGATATACTCGCTCGCCGCGTTGAAGTACGGCCTCGACCCGTTGCCCGACTGGACCCCGCCGCCGGCCTACAGCCAGCCCAAGGCCCCCAACGAGTTCTACCTAGTGACGGGCAAGGACCAGAACGTGTCGGGCCACTTCGCCTTCACCTACGACTCGAAGTATCTGACCGAGAGGTGCGTCTGGATGAATCCGGCAGACGCCGAGCGCCTCGGCGTGAGGGACGGAGACGTCGTGACGCTCGAGGGAGTCGACAACGGCTTCGCGGCGAGGACTTGCGTGAAGGTGACCAACAGAGTGAGGCCCGGCGTGTTGTTCGCCTACGCCTTTGCCGGAGGCCACACGTCCGCCCTCGTGGACGGCCAGTACGACTTCCTCCGCACGGGCGTCAACCCGCAGTGGTTCACTAAGGGGTACGTGGCGCCGGTGATAGGCACCGCGGGGACGAACTCGGTGGTTAGGGTGAGGCTATGA
- a CDS encoding glycosyltransferase family 39 protein: MRLRWIALAAVVVVAAVYVYYTYTQFAGLQGYVSDETWYAPAAYNILTQVFGYNESMSYPYPNASGISTYLNLEHPPLVKYILALSIAALGYYPLAWRLPGWIVGGAAVVLAYLTGYELLRDRGEAAAVLAGAISAVALIFDPNFWALHGIAMLDAYAGFFALLALYLLVSERRLASSIALGLAFAAKETTFPLLLPYLYYIGELEDKPLKRLTYAVFIPAAVYVALSAPLMVYLGGPVAWFKDSFLHMMSWDVTSGHIAGNAESQISTPWGWFLDIHPFYLGQNLYARVNVAVMWLWAILTPVAVLLKDKKLVIAALFPWSMWAGLAAAYALGNTTLFSFYVADFSPMVDVFAGSAVVAALAAWDERGRRSRRRGSPSRV, encoded by the coding sequence ATGCGTCTGCGCTGGATTGCCTTGGCGGCTGTAGTGGTGGTCGCCGCAGTCTACGTGTACTATACCTATACGCAATTCGCTGGCCTCCAGGGCTACGTCTCCGACGAGACTTGGTACGCCCCCGCCGCCTACAACATACTGACCCAGGTTTTCGGCTACAACGAGTCCATGTCCTACCCCTACCCTAACGCCAGCGGCATATCCACTTACCTGAACCTCGAACATCCGCCGCTCGTCAAGTACATCTTGGCGTTGTCCATAGCGGCGCTCGGCTACTACCCCCTCGCCTGGCGGTTGCCGGGCTGGATTGTCGGAGGCGCCGCGGTGGTCCTGGCCTATCTGACAGGCTACGAGTTGCTTAGGGATAGAGGCGAGGCGGCGGCCGTGCTGGCCGGGGCCATATCGGCCGTCGCGTTGATATTCGATCCCAACTTCTGGGCCCTCCACGGCATAGCCATGCTGGACGCATACGCCGGCTTCTTCGCCCTCCTCGCCCTATACCTGTTGGTGTCTGAGAGGAGGCTCGCCTCGTCTATCGCCTTGGGCCTCGCCTTTGCCGCCAAGGAGACCACGTTCCCCCTACTCCTGCCCTACCTCTACTACATAGGCGAGCTCGAGGACAAGCCCCTCAAGAGGCTGACGTACGCCGTCTTCATACCGGCGGCCGTCTACGTGGCCCTGTCGGCCCCGCTCATGGTTTACCTCGGCGGGCCCGTCGCGTGGTTTAAGGACAGCTTTCTCCACATGATGAGCTGGGACGTGACGTCGGGACACATAGCGGGCAACGCGGAGAGCCAGATATCGACTCCCTGGGGGTGGTTCCTCGACATCCACCCGTTCTATCTAGGCCAGAACCTATACGCCAGGGTGAACGTAGCCGTCATGTGGCTCTGGGCCATCCTCACCCCAGTCGCCGTCTTGCTCAAGGATAAGAAGCTCGTGATAGCGGCTCTCTTCCCGTGGTCCATGTGGGCCGGGCTCGCAGCCGCCTACGCCCTAGGCAACACGACGCTGTTCAGCTTCTACGTGGCCGACTTCAGCCCCATGGTCGACGTCTTCGCCGGATCGGCGGTGGTCGCGGCCCTAGCCGCCTGGGACGAGCGCGGCCGTAGATCGAGGAGGCGGGGGAGCCCGAGCCGCGTCTGA
- a CDS encoding MFS transporter, translating into MSSNLGAPDRPNPFEHLDRLKLTWTHIKIWYLSGAGFFTDAYDLFVIGAVLTVLSAYAVPGFEELHGPNAAYWSGLLGSAALWATIAGQLLFGFLGDRLGRKYLYGVEAAILTFGALLSAVAPNLLWLIAARVFLGFGIGGDYPISATIMSEYSNVRDRGKLVALVFANQGLGILASVGVALASIALLPPELAWRVMLGVGAIPAATVIYLRRRIPETPRFALLVKGDVEEARKAAKLFGADIQTPARVEGLSLRQFLSDNWKVLLGTTVPWFLMDIALYGTGVYSGAVVASIMGPASDIFKQIFYQSVPFLVGFPGYFVAAFLLDKLGRKPIQGLGFAAMAAIYLAVSTIIVAAGKSVELLAPAAATLALYSLSYFFINFGPNTTTFVLPAEVYPTRYRTTGHGISAAAGKLGAAISTLFFPTLLATIGVSHLLQLLALVSLLGIPFTVFMLPEPKLASLEIVSGEHKYIRAY; encoded by the coding sequence ATGTCCTCAAACCTTGGCGCGCCCGACAGGCCGAACCCCTTCGAGCACCTCGATAGGCTTAAGCTTACGTGGACCCATATAAAGATATGGTACCTCTCGGGCGCCGGGTTCTTCACAGACGCCTACGACCTCTTCGTTATAGGCGCAGTCCTCACCGTTCTGAGCGCATACGCGGTGCCCGGCTTCGAGGAGCTACACGGCCCCAACGCGGCGTACTGGAGCGGCCTTCTCGGCTCCGCCGCCCTCTGGGCGACCATAGCCGGGCAACTCCTCTTCGGCTTTCTCGGCGATAGGCTCGGCAGGAAGTACCTCTACGGCGTCGAGGCCGCCATACTGACCTTCGGGGCCCTCCTCAGCGCAGTTGCGCCGAACCTCCTCTGGCTGATAGCCGCGAGGGTCTTCTTGGGCTTCGGCATCGGCGGCGACTACCCCATATCGGCGACCATAATGTCGGAGTACTCCAACGTGAGGGATCGAGGAAAGCTGGTGGCTCTGGTCTTCGCCAATCAAGGCCTCGGCATACTAGCCTCTGTAGGCGTGGCGCTTGCGAGCATAGCCTTACTGCCGCCGGAGTTGGCGTGGAGGGTCATGTTGGGCGTCGGCGCAATACCGGCCGCGACGGTGATATACCTCAGGAGGAGGATACCGGAAACGCCGCGTTTCGCCCTGCTGGTGAAGGGCGACGTCGAGGAGGCGAGGAAGGCCGCGAAGCTCTTCGGCGCCGACATACAGACGCCGGCCAGAGTCGAGGGGCTCAGCCTCCGGCAGTTCCTCTCCGATAACTGGAAGGTCCTGCTCGGCACTACGGTGCCCTGGTTTCTCATGGACATAGCCCTCTACGGCACCGGCGTCTATTCGGGCGCCGTGGTCGCCTCGATAATGGGGCCGGCCAGCGACATCTTCAAGCAGATATTCTACCAGAGCGTGCCGTTCCTCGTGGGGTTCCCGGGCTACTTCGTGGCCGCCTTCCTCCTAGACAAGCTGGGGAGGAAGCCCATACAAGGGCTCGGCTTCGCGGCGATGGCCGCAATATACCTCGCCGTATCGACTATAATAGTCGCTGCGGGCAAGTCGGTGGAGCTTTTGGCGCCCGCCGCGGCGACCTTGGCCCTCTACTCGCTGAGCTACTTCTTCATAAACTTCGGCCCCAACACGACCACCTTCGTGTTGCCGGCAGAGGTCTACCCCACGCGCTACAGGACGACCGGCCACGGCATATCGGCGGCCGCCGGCAAGCTCGGCGCGGCGATATCCACGTTGTTCTTCCCGACGCTCCTCGCAACCATCGGAGTGTCGCATCTGTTGCAACTGCTGGCCTTAGTGAGCTTGTTGGGCATACCGTTCACCGTGTTCATGCTACCAGAGCCCAAGTTAGCGAGCCTGGAGATAGTAAGCGGGGAGCACAAATACATAAGGGCCTATTAA